The DNA window GAAGGGTGTGATTCCCGCCGCCACCGACGCCGCCGCGCCCGCGCTCGAGCCGCCAGGCGTCTTGTCCAGGTCCCAGGGATGGCGGGTAACGCCGGTCAATGGAGAGTCGCCCACCGGTTTGCAGCCGAACTCGCTGGTGGTGGTCTTTCCGATGATGATCGCCCCCTCGGCCCTCACCCGCTCCACCGCCGGCGCATTGTACTTGCCGAGGTTGCCGCTCATGGCGCGCGAGCCGGAGGCGTAGGGCAGGCCTGCGATGCTGATCAGGTCCTTGACCGAGATCGGCAAGCCGTGCAGCGATCCGAGCGGTTCGCCACGGATCACCGCGCTTTCGGCACGCCGGGCGGCCGAAAGCGCCTGCTCGGGCAGCAGCAGGCAGAAGGCGTTGAGCGAGGCCTGGGTGGTCTCGGCCCGCGCCAGCGCCCGTTGGGTCAGTTCCACCGGCGAGACCTGTCGCGCAGCGACGAGCCCCGCCAGCTCCCGAGCGCTCATGAAGTCGAGGGAGTCGGTCATCTGTTGCTCCGAAGCCTGGGGCGGGTCACTGCTCGATGATGGCGAAGGCGCGCACCGGAGAGCCGGAGCCGCCCTTGAACTTGAGCGGTGCGCCGAAGAACTGGAACTCACCCTGGCCGATCAGCATCTCCAGATTCACCAGCCACTCCCAATGGCTCATGCCGAGTTCGCGGCAGAGCCGATGCTGGGCGAAGTCGTCATCGGTCGGCTTGTCGGTGGAGGGGCCTTCCACTCCTTGCATCATCGAGCCGCGCTCATAGAGCCAGCGCGTCGCCTCGACCGTCAGCAGGGGGTTTTTCCATACCGAGTCGAGGCGTGGATAGTTGCGCTGATGGAAGCCGGTGCACAGCAGTACGATATGCCCGTCGATCACCACCCCGGCCTCGGCCTGGGCCACCTCCAGGTCTTCCACCCCGATCTCGCCGAGGTCGGGGATGTGTCTTAGGTCCAGGCACACCGCCTTGCCCATGAACATCTCCAGGGGCATCTCGTCGATCGGCGCGCCGTCGGGCTTCACGTGGCGGAACGCGTCGACGTGGGTGCCGACGTGGTCGAGCATGGCGATGAAGTTGGTCTGGAAGGTCATCGCATCACCCGGCACGCCCAGCCCCAGCGCCTTGGAGCTCTCGTGGCTCAGGTGGGTGGTGAGCACCGGGCGCTGGAACAGCTTGTGCGCCGGCATGTTGTCTTCGATCAAAAGGCTCAAGTCGATGATTCGCTGGGACATGGTTTTTCCTCGATCAGGGGAGATGAGTGTCGGTGGTAACGACGTGCCGTCACGGTGCGACGGCTTTCTTGCCTAGGAAGGCGTCCATCACTTGCGGGTTGGCCGCGATCTCCGCGCTTGGTCCCGAAAGGCCGATGGCGCCGTTGTCGACCACGTAGGCGTGGTCGGCGATGGAGAGCGCATGGGCGGCGAGCTGCTCGACCAGCACGATGGTGAGCCCTTCGCGGTTGAGCTGTGCGAGCACCTCGATCAGCTGGGTGACGATCCTCGGTGCGAGGCCGAGCGAGAGCTCGTCGATGATCAATAGCTCCGGTCCGGCCATCAGTCCCCGGGCGATGGCCAGCATCTGCTGCTCGCCGCCGGACATCGATCCCGCCTGCTGACGCAGCCGCTCCTTGAGCCGCGGGAACAGCGCCAGGACCCGATCGAAGCTGGCGCGGGCCTTTTCGTGCTTGAGCCCACCGTGCACGTAGGCGCCGAGGATCAGGTTGTCCTCCACCGTCTGGTCGGGAAACAGCCGCCGGCCCTCGGGCACCATGACCAGGCCGCGCTTGGCTTTGCTGTGCGCGGGCAGGGCGGTGGTGTCCTCGCCGCGAAACAACACCTTGCCGGCCGATGGCCGCACCAGCCCGGTGGCGCCTTTGACCATCGAGGACTTGCCCGCGCCGTTGTTGCCGATGACGGCGACGAGCTGGCCGCGGGCGACACGCAGACTGATGTCGCGCACCGCGATCGCCGCGCCATAGCGCAGCTCCATGCCACGAATCTCGAGCAGCGTTTCGCAAGCGCTCATGGGTTTGCCTTGGCGGTGGGTTGGAGATCGCCCTGGCCACCGAAATAGGCCTCGATCACCCTAGGATCGCGCTGGACGACGGAGGGCGGGGCGCTGGCGATGACCTGGCCGTAGTCGAGCACGGTCACGGTGTCGGCGACCGCCATGATCAGTTCGACGTGGTGCTCGATCAGCAGCACCGTGATACCCAGCGCCGCGATCTGGCGGATCATCGTTGCGAGCTCGTCGATCTCCTGGGTGGTCAACCCTGCCGCTGGTTCGTCCAGCAGCAGGATGCGCGGGCGGGTGGCGAGCGCCCGGGCGATCTCGAGCCGGCGCTGAAGGCCGAACGGTAGGAACCGCGCCTCGTCGTCGGCATGCATCGCGAGACCGACGAAGTCGAGCAGGGCGATGGCGACCCGCTGGGCCTCGCGCTCTTCTCGGCGCATGCGCGGGCTGCGCACCAGCGCCTGGGCCAGGCCGTAGCCGAAGTGCTGCTGGCAGCCGACGATGACGTTCTCCAGCACGCTCATGTCGCCGAACAGCTCGGTGTTCTGGAAGGTACGGGCCATGCCGAGCCGCGATATCTCATCGGAGCGCTTGCCGCTCAGCTGCTGGCCTGCGATCTCGAACTCGCCCGAGGTCGGACGATAGAAGCCCGAGATCGTATTGACGAAAGTCGATTTACCCGCGCCGTTAGGGCCGATCAGCGCGTGTATCTCGCCTGGCTTTACGCGTATCGAAGCCTCGGCCAGCGCCGTCAGGCCGCCGAACTTGACGGTCAGCGCCCGCGTCACCAGCTCCGCCCTGGAGGTGTCCTGTGCCGATGGCCTAAGCGTATCGGTGACGGTCCGGGCATCGACCGGCTCGGACCTGCGTGGATGGGGACGCCAGCGTTTCAGCGCGCTATTGAGCGTGCCGAGGATGCCCTGGGGGAGGGCGAACATGACGATCAGCAGCAGCGCGCCGTAGGCGAAGGTCTGCCAGGCGGCGAGCTGCTGCAGGTATTCCGGCAGGTAGGTGAGGAGGTAGGCGCCCACCACCGGGCCGAAGGTAGATCCCGCGCCGCCCAGGATCACCATCAGCAGGAAGCGGATGCTGTCCGAGAAAGTGAAGATGTCGGGAGATATGTAGGCGTTGAGAAAGCTGTAGAAGGCGCCTGCGACGCCGGCGGACATCGAGGCGATCACGAATGCGAGCGTACGCAGCGTGGGCACGTTGATGCCGAG is part of the Halotalea alkalilenta genome and encodes:
- a CDS encoding cyclase family protein, with protein sequence MSQRIIDLSLLIEDNMPAHKLFQRPVLTTHLSHESSKALGLGVPGDAMTFQTNFIAMLDHVGTHVDAFRHVKPDGAPIDEMPLEMFMGKAVCLDLRHIPDLGEIGVEDLEVAQAEAGVVIDGHIVLLCTGFHQRNYPRLDSVWKNPLLTVEATRWLYERGSMMQGVEGPSTDKPTDDDFAQHRLCRELGMSHWEWLVNLEMLIGQGEFQFFGAPLKFKGGSGSPVRAFAIIEQ
- a CDS encoding ABC transporter ATP-binding protein → MSACETLLEIRGMELRYGAAIAVRDISLRVARGQLVAVIGNNGAGKSSMVKGATGLVRPSAGKVLFRGEDTTALPAHSKAKRGLVMVPEGRRLFPDQTVEDNLILGAYVHGGLKHEKARASFDRVLALFPRLKERLRQQAGSMSGGEQQMLAIARGLMAGPELLIIDELSLGLAPRIVTQLIEVLAQLNREGLTIVLVEQLAAHALSIADHAYVVDNGAIGLSGPSAEIAANPQVMDAFLGKKAVAP
- a CDS encoding branched-chain amino acid ABC transporter ATP-binding protein/permease, giving the protein MKHLHTLGFLLFALGLLIVPLTASNEYELRIFMLFLIYGIIAVGLNVLIGLTGLVSLGQAGLFALGAYTGGITATRFDFDILMASLAAALVSALFGAILAYPTVRVRGVYLAVITIAFGLIIENVAIEWQSLTGGTTGLSSIPSPNLLGVELSGYAFYAVLAITLFAATLLTHNLKASRYGRAMRASSQSEIAARALGINVPTLRTLAFVIASMSAGVAGAFYSFLNAYISPDIFTFSDSIRFLLMVILGGAGSTFGPVVGAYLLTYLPEYLQQLAAWQTFAYGALLLIVMFALPQGILGTLNSALKRWRPHPRRSEPVDARTVTDTLRPSAQDTSRAELVTRALTVKFGGLTALAEASIRVKPGEIHALIGPNGAGKSTFVNTISGFYRPTSGEFEIAGQQLSGKRSDEISRLGMARTFQNTELFGDMSVLENVIVGCQQHFGYGLAQALVRSPRMRREEREAQRVAIALLDFVGLAMHADDEARFLPFGLQRRLEIARALATRPRILLLDEPAAGLTTQEIDELATMIRQIAALGITVLLIEHHVELIMAVADTVTVLDYGQVIASAPPSVVQRDPRVIEAYFGGQGDLQPTAKANP